One genomic window of Methanobrevibacter gottschalkii DSM 11977 includes the following:
- a CDS encoding DUF2116 family Zn-ribbon domain-containing protein has translation MAVEPHKHCPICGTPIPLNELVCSPDCQKVWDARLAQTKRTRIILYIIIAIFLIIWAIMTFMK, from the coding sequence ATGGCAGTAGAACCTCACAAACATTGTCCGATATGTGGAACTCCAATTCCATTAAATGAACTTGTATGCTCACCAGATTGTCAAAAAGTCTGGGATGCAAGATTAGCACAGACTAAAAGAACTAGAATTATATTGTACATAATAATTGCAATATTCTTAATAATATGGGCAATTATGACCTTTATGAAATAG
- a CDS encoding heavy metal-binding domain-containing protein, with protein MILTSSNTLVNKQIVEYKGLVTGESLIGSNIYKDLFSGVRDVVGGRTSKYEEELKKARDIAFKSMEEKAENLGANAIIGLKISYDNLGGTMGNTILVTAYGTAVKCE; from the coding sequence ATGATTTTAACCTCTTCAAATACACTCGTTAATAAACAAATAGTTGAATATAAAGGATTAGTTACTGGTGAATCACTCATCGGATCAAATATCTATAAAGACTTATTCTCGGGTGTTCGTGATGTTGTAGGTGGAAGAACATCCAAATATGAAGAAGAATTAAAAAAAGCAAGAGATATTGCTTTTAAAAGTATGGAAGAGAAAGCTGAAAATTTAGGTGCAAATGCTATAATTGGACTTAAAATATCTTACGATAATCTCGGCGGCACTATGGGAAATACAATTCTTGTAACTGCTTATGGTACTGCTGTGAAATGTGAATAA
- a CDS encoding DUF4870 domain-containing protein, which translates to MDKKMIVSIIGYIVALLIPIVGLVYGAILFFFKKEEPTYRKHGRLIIYFSIVIFVATLIAKLLIGGF; encoded by the coding sequence ATGGATAAAAAAATGATTGTATCAATAATTGGATATATTGTAGCATTGTTAATCCCTATTGTTGGATTAGTATATGGAGCAATATTGTTTTTCTTTAAAAAAGAAGAACCAACATATCGAAAACATGGCAGATTGATTATTTATTTCTCAATCGTGATTTTTGTTGCAACTTTAATAGCCAAATTATTAATAGGCGGATTCT